A single Montipora foliosa isolate CH-2021 chromosome 7, ASM3666993v2, whole genome shotgun sequence DNA region contains:
- the LOC138010837 gene encoding putative beta-lactamase-like 1, whose protein sequence is MSKAPPYVGFGKGKQTRNLLRVWQVLAAIATLAALGVTAAFICFVVMHNSKPSIEQNAQASTMLACPQLPTLFPLPKPTPKRITDVFKKLESTLSSLVEESSSLPAISMNAFYKDDILWSAHYGSKIYKRPEMMPDDNTVYRIGSVTKLFAVLLMYKLYEEGKISSIDDPLSKYAPNFAIKNPFTGENITLREIASQMSGLPREAPCMYNCSNTDSKEQLELLANRTLVLPPWNTPSYSNLGYALLGRLLTENLLNQTFESWTTENIFKPLGMENTGYEITPLVEKNMAFPYLPGGKRMDFMNIGWIAPAGQVYSTIVDLAKLGMMFAQPEKQKLFKPATLREMMTPKNIAPDGVTVWGSPFEMTSKEHFLIRAKGGNIDTYSASFIVIPELAFGANLLISAINYLQAPKSGVSVLLLASKLNETLFDVQRNESFPVDPSPFIGKFEVTKTNPVFPSKKSVFNVTIKSVENILRLDYPPDTKLWDEIRYIGESLVFQAKHRSPGMTCLVERVGQLAPMYFDPPVGEEKLSPGFRVPEWVTVAKRVKSSEESFPDEFAGSNTDLTSINFKSAI, encoded by the coding sequence ATGTCGAAGGCTCCTCCTTACGTGGGATTTGGAAAAGGCAAACAGACTCGTAATTTGCTACGAGTGTGGCAGGTGTTGGCTGCCATTGCAACTCTTGCTGCATTGGGTGTTACGGCAGCTTTTATTTGCTTCGTTGTCATGCACAACTCAAAGCCAAGCATTGAGCAAAATGCACAAGCTTCGACCATGTTAGCTTGTCCTCAACTTCCCACCTTATTTCCCCTGCCTAAACCGACGCCGAAGCGAATCACAGATGTcttcaagaagctagagtcgacACTGAGTTCACTTGTCGAGGAAAGTTCGTCATTACCCGCAATTTCAATGAATGCCTTTTACAAAGATGATATTTTGTGGAGTGCTCATTACGGAAGCAAAATTTACAAACGACCCGAGATGATGCCAGATGACAACACGGTTTATAGAATCGGAAGTGTGACAAAACTATTTGCCGTGTTGTTGATGTACAAGCTGTACGAGGAAGGAAAGATCTCTTCGATTGACGACCCTTTGAGCAAGTACGCCCCAAATTTTGCTATTAAAAATCCTTTCACTGGCGAAAATATCACATTGCGTGAGATCGCAAGTCAGATGTCAGGGCTCCCTCGAGAAGCTCCCTGTATGTACAATTGTTCTAATACTGATTCCAAAGAGCAACTGGAGTTGTTGGCGAATCGTACGCTTGTCTTGCCCCCATGGAATACTCCTTCCTACAGCAATCTTGGTTATGCTTTGCTCGGTCGACTCCTGACTGAAAATCTACTCAACCAGACATTTGAGAGCTGGACGACAGAAAACATCTTTAAACCCCTTGGAATGGAAAATACAGGATATGAGATCACACCCTTGGTGGAGAAGAACATGGCTTTCCCTTATCTCCCTGGAGGGAAACGAATGGATTTCATGAATATTGGTTGGATTGCACCGGCTGGTCAAGTGTATTCCACCATTGTCGATCTTGCTAAGTTGGGAATGATGTTTGCTCAACCGGAAAAGCAAAAGCTCTTCAAACCTGCCACTCTTCGTGAAATGATGACACCAAAGAACATTGCTCCCGATGGCGTGACCGTGTGGGGCTCGCCGTTTGAAATGACCTCCAAAGAGCATTTTCTTATTCGTGCCAAAGGGGGTAACATCGACACATACAGTGCATCTTTCATAGTGATTCCTGAATTGGCGTTTGGAGCCAATCTTCTTATCAGCGCCATTAACTATCTGCAAGCACCCAAATCTGGGGTGTCAGTTCTGCTTCTTGCCTCCAAACTAAACGAAACTCTCTTCGACGTTCAGCGCAATGAATCATTTCCAGTTGATCCCTCTCCATTTATCGGAAAGTTCGAGGTTACCAAGACCAATCCAGTTTTTCCGTCAAAAAAGTCTGTTTTCAATGTAACAATCAAAAGCGTTGAGAACATTTTGCGGCTTGACTATCCCCCGGACACTAAACTGTGGGATGAGATCCGGTACATCGGCGAGAGCTTAGTGTTTCAGGCTAAACATCGTTCCCCCGGAATGACATGTCTTGTGGAACGCGTGGGTCAATTAGCCCCTATGTATTTTGATCCACCTGTCGGAGAAGAAAAGTTGTCCCCAGGTTTCAGGGTGCCGGAGTGGGTGACGGTGGCAAAGCGTGTCAAGTCGTCCGAAGAGAGCTTTCCTGATGAATTTGCCGGTAGCAATACAGACTTAACTTCAATCAACTTTAAGAGTGCTATTTAG
- the LOC138010840 gene encoding serpin B6-like, protein MASLMVSEASNEFALDFHTLLANDTRFSSQNLFYSPSSLFVALAMTCFGAKRKTAEEMSKILHVATFTTPILSSDMREFLSTLNAASDNNTKLLAANKIFVEKSLEVLESFKTGTREFYDAEVGLVDFKSHAEQVRVEINQWVEQKTHQKIKDLIPEGMLNADTRLTLVNAIYFKGLWLQPFVKASTFPRSFFVNKNKELQVPMMHQDGNFKVIESSELACQILEMPYIGGQLSMVIFLPLEIDGLASLEEKFNFGNLKKSLADLDASRLEEIEVYLPKFKLEQRFDLNDLLTRMGAGDMFVPSKADFSGIAQEPLYVSKVVHKAFIEVNEEGTEAAAATGIGMMLMSLKPMFSANHPFLFFIRHVRTGAILFLGRLMEPSVEA, encoded by the coding sequence ATGGCTTCTTTGATGGTGTCGGAGGCGTCCAACGAATTCGCTTTAGATTTTCATACGCTCCTGGCTAATGACACCCGTTTTTCCTCTCAGAACCTATTCTATTCACCCTCTAGCCTCTTTGTCGCTCTGGCGATGACATGTTTTGGGGCAAAGCGAAAAACGGCTGAAGAAATGTCGAAAATACTCCACGTAGCTACTTTCACTACACCTATCTTAAGCAGTGATATGAGAGAGTTTCTCTCCACGCTCAACGCAGCGAGCGATAACAACACCAAACTCCTCGCTGCAAATAAGATTTTCGTAGAGAAGAGTCTTGAGGTTCTGGAAAGCTTTAAAACTGGAACTCGTGAGTTTTACGATGCAGAAGTTGGTCTGGTTGATTTCAAGTCACACGCAGAGCAAGTCAGAGTGGAGATTAACCAATGGGTCGAACAGAAAACACACCAGAAGATCAAAGATCTGATTCCCGAAGGAATGCTAAATGCAGATACAAGGCTGACCTTGGTGAATGCAATATACTTCAAAGGTCTGTGGCTCCAACCTTTTGTCAAGGCCTCCACGTTTCCACGTTCGTTCTTCGTGAATAAGAACAAAGAACTTCAAGTTCCAATGATGCACCAAGATGGCAACTTCAAGGTCATTGAGTCCAGCGAATTAGCTTGTCAAATACTTGAAATGCCTTACATTGGTGGCCAGTTGTCTATGGTGATATTTCTTCCTTTGGAAATCGACGGCTTGGCCAGTTTGGAAGAGAAATTTAACTTTGGCAACCTTAAAAAATCACTAGCTGATCTTGATGCTTCCAGGCTTGAAGAAATTGAGGTATATCTTCCTAAATTTAAGCTAGAGCAGCGCTTTGATCTGAATGACCTCTTGACCAGAATGGGAGCGGGAGACATGTTTGTTCCTAGCAAGGCAGATTTCAGTGGGATTGCTCAAGAGCCATTGTATGTATCCAAAGTGGTCCACAAAGCCTTTATTGAGGTCAATGAGGAAGGGACAGAAGCTGCTGCAGCTACTGGTATTGGGATGATGCTGATGAGTTTAAAACCAATGTTTAGTGCCAACCATCCTTTTCTGTTCTTCATCCGTCATGTCAGAACTGGAGCCATATTGTTTCTTGGCCGACTGATGGAACCTTCAGTTGAAGCATGA